The Epinephelus lanceolatus isolate andai-2023 chromosome 21, ASM4190304v1, whole genome shotgun sequence genome has a segment encoding these proteins:
- the LOC117247022 gene encoding uncharacterized protein LOC117247022 isoform X2 — translation MANGSMTPPASYHHNNVTVANSLRSNNVTAASDQESGNVTAASDQESGNVTAASDRESGNVTAASDQESDNVTVASDQESGNVTAASDQESGNVTAASDQESGNVTAASDQESGNVTAASDQESGNVTAASDQESGNVTAASDQESGNVTAASDQESGNVTAASDQESGNVTAASDQESGNVTAASDQKSGNVTAASDQESGNVTAASDQESGNVTAASDQESGNVTAASDQESGNVTAASDQESGNVTAASDQESGNVTAASDQESGNVTAASDQESGNVTAASDQESGNVTAASDQESGNVTAASDQESGNVTAASDQESGNVTAASDQESGNVTAASDQESGNVTAASDQESGNVTAASDQESGNVTAASDQESGNVTAASDQESGNVTAASDQESGNVTAASDQESGNVTAASDQESGNVTAASDQESGNVTAASDQESDNVTVASDQESGNVTAASDQESGNVTAASDQESGNVTAASDQESGNVTAASDQESGNVTAASDQESGNVTAASDQESGNVTAASDQESGNVTAASDQESGNVTAASDQESGNVTAASDQESGNVTAANDNGAVDEVTEMGPDHGNSSNVTEASDDGAVNEAAEMGPESGAAVTKMSRVGAKTPKLITNSHGHGEPKLK, via the coding sequence ATGGCAAACGGCAGCATGACTCCACCAGCCAGCTACCACCACAACAATGTAACTGTAGCCAACAGCTTGAGGAGCAACAACGTGACTGCGGCTAGTGACCAGGAGAGCGGCAACGTGACTGCGGCCAGCGACCAGGAAAGCGGCAACGTGACTGCGGCCAGCGACCGGGAAAGCGGCAACGTGACTGCGGCCAGCGACCAAGAGAGCGACAACGTGACTGTGGCCAGCGACCAGGAAAGCGGCAATGTGACTGCGGCTAGTGACCAGGAGAGCGGCAACGTGACTGCGGCCAGCGACCAGGAGAGCGGCAATGTGACTGCGGCCAGCGACCAGGAAAGCGGCAATGTGACTGCGGCCAGCGACCAGGAAAGCGGCAACGTGACTGCGGCCAGCGACCAAGAAAGCGGCAACGTGACTGCGGCCAGTGACCAGGAGAGCGGCAACGTGACTGCGGCCAGCGACCAGGAAAGCGGCAATGTGACTGCGGCCAGCGACCAGGAAAGCGGCAACGTGACTGCGGCCAGCGACCAGGAAAGCGGCAACGTGACTGCGGCCAGCGACCAAAAAAGCGGCAATGTGACTGCAGCCAGTGACCAGGAGAGCGGCAATGTGACTGCGGCCAGCGACCAGGAGAGCGGCAATGTGACTGCGGCCAGCGACCAAGAAAGCGGCAACGTGACTGCGGCCAGTGACCAGGAGAGCGGCAATGTGACTGCGGCCAGCGACCAAGAAAGCGGCAACGTGACTGCGGCCAGTGACCAGGAGAGCGGCAACGTGACTGCGGCCAGTGACCAGGAAAGCGGCAACGTGACTGCGGCCAGCGACCAGGAGAGCGGCAACGTGACTGCGGCCAGCGACCAGGAAAGCGGCAATGTGACTGCGGCCAGCGACCAGGAAAGCGGCAACGTGACTGCGGCCAGCGACCAAGAAAGCGGCAACGTGACTGCGGCCAGCGACCAGGAGAGCGGCAACGTGACTGCGGCCAGCGACCAGGAAAGCGGCAATGTGACTGCGGCCAGCGACCAGGAAAGCGGCAACGTGACTGCGGCCAGCGACCAGGAGAGCGGCAACGTGACTGCGGCCAGCGACCAAGAAAGCGGCAACGTGACTGCGGCCAGTGACCAGGAGAGCGGCAACGTGACTGCGGCCAGTGACCAGGAGAGCGGCAACGTGACTGCGGCCAGTGACCAGGAGAGCGGCAATGTGACTGCGGCCAGTGACCAGGAAAGTGGCAACGTGACTGCGGCCAGTGACCAGGAGAGCGGCAACGTGACTGCGGCCAGTGACCAGGAGAGCGGCAACGTGACTGCGGCCAGCGACCAAGAGAGCGACAACGTGACTGTGGCCAGCGACCAGGAAAGCGGCAACGTGACTGCGGCCAGTGACCAGGAGAGCGGCAATGTGACTGCAGCCAGTGACCAGGAGAGCGGCAACGTGACTGCAGCCAGTGACCAGGAAAGCGGCAACGTGACTGCAGCCAGTGACCAGGAGAGCGGCAATGTGACTGCAGCCAGTGACCAGGAGAGCGGCAACGTGACTGCGGCCAGCGACCAAGAAAGTGGCAACGTGACTGCGGCCAGTGACCAGGAGAGCGGCAATGTGACTGCGGCCAGCGACCAAGAAAGCGGCAACGTGACTGCGGCCAGTGACCAGGAAAGCGGCAATGTGACTGCGGCCAGCGACCAGGAAAGCGGCAACGTGACTGCGGCCAATGACAATGGAGCTGTTGATGAAGTCACAGAGATGGGACctgaccatggcaacagcagcaACGTGACAGAGGCCAGCGATGATGGAGCTGTTAATGAAGCCGCAGAGATGGGACCTGAAAGTGGCGCAGCTGTGACAAAAATGAGCAGAGTCGGAGCTAAAACTCCAAAACTGATCACGAACTCGCACGGTCATGGAGAGCCCAAGTTAAAGTAG
- the mrpl38 gene encoding large ribosomal subunit protein mL38: MALRTVSAAALLTGKDLGVSNARTFVTTAFLCRRVPPLGPMPNEDIDVTKLKSLEKCRSYNRYFRQAQEANNKPVWWKTYRSYMEKADPEHGAERVDIGLPYYRPSREYREKKQLLKDNKKNVELERALRLRTFKIPLDRVQETWEKRAAPFHIKRVADHYGVFRDLFPMAYFLPHVPLRICYGQDNSGQVYYGNRLTPTEAACAPQISFNVEEGSLWTLLLTCPDEHLLDNDAEYIHWLVGNIPGGAVQAGEELCHYLPPFPARGTGFHRYIYVLFKQEGPINFQEDVRPSPCHSLEDRTFKTLDFYRKHQDNITPAGLAFFQCQWDESVTNTFHTTLNMREPVFEFIRPPVYHPPQVKFPQGQPLRYLDRYRDGKEHTYGIY; encoded by the exons ATGGCGCTGCGCACGGTTAGTGCTGCTGCACTGCTCACTGGGAAAGATTTAGGGGTCAGTAATGCGAGGACGTTCGTCACAACAG CATTCCTCTGCAGACGGGTACCTCCTTTGGGTCCAATGCCAAATGAGGACATTGACGTTACAAAGCTGAAGTCGTTGGAGAAGTGTCGCAGCTACAATCGTTACTTTAGACAAGCTCAGGAAGCAAACAACAAACCCGTCTGGTGGAAGACCTACAGAAGCTACATGGAAAAAGCTGATCCTGAGCATG GTGCAGAGCGAGTGGACATTGGACTGCCATACTATCGACCCAGTCGAGAATATAGGGAGAAGAAGCAGCTGTTGAAAGACAACAAGAAGAATGTTGAGCTGGAGAGGGCTTTACGTCTGCGCACTT TTAAGATCCCTCTGGATCGAGTGCAGGAAACCTGGGAGAAGAGAGCTGCTCCATTTCATATAAAGAGAGTTGCAGACCACTACGGAGTCTTCAGAGATCTCTTCCCCATGGCATACTTTCTGCCTCATGTCCCACTCCGCATCTGCTATGGCCAAGACAACAGTGGTCAAGTGTATTATGGGAATCGGTTGACACCAACAGAA GCAGCATGTGCCCCTCAAATCAGCTTCAATGTGGAGGAGGGCTCCCTGTGGACCCTTCTGCTCACTTGTCCAG atgagCATCTTCTGGATAATGATGCAGAATACATCCACTGGCTAGT AGGGAACATACCAGGCGGAGCAGTGCAGGCCGGAGAGGAGCTGTGTCACTACCTGCCCCCTTTCCCTGCCAGAGGAACAGGCTTCCACCGCTACATTTATGTCCTCTTCAAGCAAGAGGGACCCATCAACTTCCAGGAGGATGTCAGGCCATCGCCATG CCATTCTCTGGAGGATCGTACCTTTAAGACACTGGATTTCTACAGAAAGCACCAGGACAACATCACCCCTGCAGGCCTGGCCTTCTTCCAGTGCCAGTGGGATGAATCTGTCACCAACACCTTTCACACGACACTCA ACATGAGGGAGCCAGTGTTTGAGTTCATCCGGCCTCCAGTGTACCACCCTCCACAGGTCAAATTCCCTCAGGGACAGCCCCTGCGGTACCTGGATAGATACAGAGATGGAAAGGAGCACACCTATGGAATATATTGA
- the LOC117247022 gene encoding uncharacterized protein LOC117247022 isoform X1, whose product MLNSKHFLLVTEAMGAVWTLLFCLLTVWLVKGSCLPVDGTNEGLDVLQRRIRDVSPNDISIKKALALLESMETMLEHNAKEVQLETNEVEAEASVGHLKLVQQTGPKELKTQKDDYSSHMANGSMTPPASYHHNNVTVANSLRSNNVTAASDQESGNVTAASDQESGNVTAASDRESGNVTAASDQESDNVTVASDQESGNVTAASDQESGNVTAASDQESGNVTAASDQESGNVTAASDQESGNVTAASDQESGNVTAASDQESGNVTAASDQESGNVTAASDQESGNVTAASDQESGNVTAASDQKSGNVTAASDQESGNVTAASDQESGNVTAASDQESGNVTAASDQESGNVTAASDQESGNVTAASDQESGNVTAASDQESGNVTAASDQESGNVTAASDQESGNVTAASDQESGNVTAASDQESGNVTAASDQESGNVTAASDQESGNVTAASDQESGNVTAASDQESGNVTAASDQESGNVTAASDQESGNVTAASDQESGNVTAASDQESGNVTAASDQESGNVTAASDQESGNVTAASDQESGNVTAASDQESDNVTVASDQESGNVTAASDQESGNVTAASDQESGNVTAASDQESGNVTAASDQESGNVTAASDQESGNVTAASDQESGNVTAASDQESGNVTAASDQESGNVTAASDQESGNVTAASDQESGNVTAANDNGAVDEVTEMGPDHGNSSNVTEASDDGAVNEAAEMGPESGAAVTKMSRVGAKTPKLITNSHGHGEPKLK is encoded by the exons ATGCTGAATAGCAAACACTTTCTCTTGGTGACTGAAGCAATGGGAGCTGTGTGGACATTGCTGTTTTGTCTGCTGACTGTTTGGCTCGTCAAAG GCTCTTGTTTGCCAGTTGATGGCACAAATGAAGGACTTGATGTGCTGCAGAGGAGAATAAGAG ATGTGTCTCCCAATGATATCTCCATAAAGAAGGCCCTTGCACTTCTCGAGTCAATGGAGACCATGTTGGAGCATAATGCTAAAGAAG TACAACTGGAAACCAATGAAGTGGAAGCTGAGGCATCAGTCGGTCACCTGAAACTTGTACAACAGACTGGCCCAAAAGAGCTCAAAACTCAGAAAGATGACTACAGTTCACACATGGCAAACGGCAGCATGACTCCACCAGCCAGCTACCACCACAACAATGTAACTGTAGCCAACAGCTTGAGGAGCAACAACGTGACTGCGGCTAGTGACCAGGAGAGCGGCAACGTGACTGCGGCCAGCGACCAGGAAAGCGGCAACGTGACTGCGGCCAGCGACCGGGAAAGCGGCAACGTGACTGCGGCCAGCGACCAAGAGAGCGACAACGTGACTGTGGCCAGCGACCAGGAAAGCGGCAATGTGACTGCGGCTAGTGACCAGGAGAGCGGCAACGTGACTGCGGCCAGCGACCAGGAGAGCGGCAATGTGACTGCGGCCAGCGACCAGGAAAGCGGCAATGTGACTGCGGCCAGCGACCAGGAAAGCGGCAACGTGACTGCGGCCAGCGACCAAGAAAGCGGCAACGTGACTGCGGCCAGTGACCAGGAGAGCGGCAACGTGACTGCGGCCAGCGACCAGGAAAGCGGCAATGTGACTGCGGCCAGCGACCAGGAAAGCGGCAACGTGACTGCGGCCAGCGACCAGGAAAGCGGCAACGTGACTGCGGCCAGCGACCAAAAAAGCGGCAATGTGACTGCAGCCAGTGACCAGGAGAGCGGCAATGTGACTGCGGCCAGCGACCAGGAGAGCGGCAATGTGACTGCGGCCAGCGACCAAGAAAGCGGCAACGTGACTGCGGCCAGTGACCAGGAGAGCGGCAATGTGACTGCGGCCAGCGACCAAGAAAGCGGCAACGTGACTGCGGCCAGTGACCAGGAGAGCGGCAACGTGACTGCGGCCAGTGACCAGGAAAGCGGCAACGTGACTGCGGCCAGCGACCAGGAGAGCGGCAACGTGACTGCGGCCAGCGACCAGGAAAGCGGCAATGTGACTGCGGCCAGCGACCAGGAAAGCGGCAACGTGACTGCGGCCAGCGACCAAGAAAGCGGCAACGTGACTGCGGCCAGCGACCAGGAGAGCGGCAACGTGACTGCGGCCAGCGACCAGGAAAGCGGCAATGTGACTGCGGCCAGCGACCAGGAAAGCGGCAACGTGACTGCGGCCAGCGACCAGGAGAGCGGCAACGTGACTGCGGCCAGCGACCAAGAAAGCGGCAACGTGACTGCGGCCAGTGACCAGGAGAGCGGCAACGTGACTGCGGCCAGTGACCAGGAGAGCGGCAACGTGACTGCGGCCAGTGACCAGGAGAGCGGCAATGTGACTGCGGCCAGTGACCAGGAAAGTGGCAACGTGACTGCGGCCAGTGACCAGGAGAGCGGCAACGTGACTGCGGCCAGTGACCAGGAGAGCGGCAACGTGACTGCGGCCAGCGACCAAGAGAGCGACAACGTGACTGTGGCCAGCGACCAGGAAAGCGGCAACGTGACTGCGGCCAGTGACCAGGAGAGCGGCAATGTGACTGCAGCCAGTGACCAGGAGAGCGGCAACGTGACTGCAGCCAGTGACCAGGAAAGCGGCAACGTGACTGCAGCCAGTGACCAGGAGAGCGGCAATGTGACTGCAGCCAGTGACCAGGAGAGCGGCAACGTGACTGCGGCCAGCGACCAAGAAAGTGGCAACGTGACTGCGGCCAGTGACCAGGAGAGCGGCAATGTGACTGCGGCCAGCGACCAAGAAAGCGGCAACGTGACTGCGGCCAGTGACCAGGAAAGCGGCAATGTGACTGCGGCCAGCGACCAGGAAAGCGGCAACGTGACTGCGGCCAATGACAATGGAGCTGTTGATGAAGTCACAGAGATGGGACctgaccatggcaacagcagcaACGTGACAGAGGCCAGCGATGATGGAGCTGTTAATGAAGCCGCAGAGATGGGACCTGAAAGTGGCGCAGCTGTGACAAAAATGAGCAGAGTCGGAGCTAAAACTCCAAAACTGATCACGAACTCGCACGGTCATGGAGAGCCCAAGTTAAAGTAG